A single Chlamydia suis DNA region contains:
- the upp gene encoding uracil phosphoribosyltransferase, giving the protein MKTILATACLILCTFSSCCAKGVYGTRTKLVCDETTQPKHSPEEYFCKGERKLNEKQYLEAQQYFSLIQRHFPKHPLCERAHLYAKLCAMELDQAQLPSSTLTRYVPSNPSDSYSKPLAPVYVLSHPLIQHKASLLRNKKTNSKVFRECLKEVSLGICYEATRDLALKNVSIQTPLMQAECPHLTGPKIVVVPVLRAGLGMVDGFLSLVPTAKVGVIGMSRDHETFQASAYCCKLPEDISDCLVFIVDPMLATGGSASATIQLVKEHGAKNITLLNVLAVPEGIERIQKDHPDVTVYVASLDEKLNEVAYILPGLGDAGDRFCGTSNPS; this is encoded by the coding sequence ATGAAAACTATTCTCGCTACTGCATGTCTCATCTTATGCACCTTTTCTTCCTGCTGTGCTAAGGGAGTTTACGGAACACGTACTAAACTAGTTTGTGATGAAACAACTCAACCTAAACACTCTCCAGAAGAGTATTTCTGTAAGGGAGAGCGTAAGTTAAATGAAAAACAATACCTTGAAGCACAACAATATTTTAGTCTAATTCAACGGCATTTCCCGAAACATCCTTTATGTGAGCGAGCTCACCTGTATGCTAAATTGTGCGCAATGGAATTAGATCAGGCGCAGCTTCCCTCAAGCACTCTTACACGATATGTCCCTTCAAATCCCTCTGACTCTTATTCTAAACCTTTAGCACCCGTTTATGTACTCAGTCATCCTCTGATACAACATAAAGCTTCACTTCTTCGAAATAAAAAAACGAATTCTAAAGTATTCCGCGAGTGCCTTAAGGAAGTTTCTTTAGGCATTTGTTATGAAGCGACACGCGATCTTGCTCTCAAAAACGTCTCTATTCAAACTCCTTTAATGCAGGCAGAATGTCCTCATCTCACAGGCCCCAAGATTGTTGTTGTCCCAGTATTAAGAGCTGGGCTCGGAATGGTTGATGGCTTTCTTTCTCTAGTGCCCACCGCTAAAGTAGGCGTAATAGGCATGAGTCGCGATCATGAGACATTCCAAGCCTCGGCTTACTGCTGTAAACTTCCAGAAGACATCTCTGATTGTCTCGTATTCATCGTGGATCCAATGTTAGCAACAGGCGGATCAGCATCAGCAACTATTCAACTTGTAAAAGAACATGGAGCTAAAAATATTACCTTACTCAATGTTTTAGCCGTTCCAGAAGGGATCGAACGCATTCAAAAAGATCATCCTGATGTAACCGTTTACGTAGCGTCTCTAGACGAAAAATTGAATGAAGTTGCCTACATTCTTCCTGGTTTAGGTGATGCAGGAGATCGTTTCTGCGGAACATCTAATCCATCATAA
- a CDS encoding LPS assembly lipoprotein LptE: MLKLYWLYSFIFCAFFLSSCGYTLISPYTGGKQHPISQGIYVCPIAEDSLGEVVAALSYELEKRCLRTRSQQSAADYSLKVLLFNETDENIGFTYTPKKSGEKTAKHFIVSNEGRLALSAKVQLIKNRTQEVLVEKCLRESVTFDFQPDLGTANAHQLALGQFEMHNEAIKSASHTLYSKLAKTIVQQVYYDLF, from the coding sequence ATGCTTAAGCTCTATTGGTTATACAGCTTCATTTTTTGTGCATTCTTCTTGTCTTCTTGCGGTTACACTCTGATCTCTCCTTACACAGGGGGAAAACAACACCCTATATCCCAAGGTATTTATGTTTGCCCTATAGCAGAAGATTCTTTAGGAGAGGTCGTTGCTGCACTCTCTTATGAGCTGGAAAAACGCTGTCTCAGAACACGATCGCAACAATCTGCTGCAGACTATTCGCTTAAAGTTCTGCTTTTTAATGAAACAGATGAAAATATCGGCTTTACCTATACCCCTAAAAAATCAGGAGAAAAAACTGCCAAACACTTCATCGTCTCTAACGAAGGTCGGTTGGCTTTATCAGCCAAAGTACAACTCATAAAAAACCGCACCCAAGAAGTATTAGTAGAAAAGTGTTTAAGAGAATCCGTCACATTTGACTTTCAACCAGACTTAGGCACTGCAAATGCCCATCAATTAGCGCTTGGGCAATTTGAGATGCACAATGAAGCTATCAAAAGCGCTTCTCATACATTGTATTCCAAATTAGCTAAGACCATTGTACAACAGGTATATTATGACCTCTTCTGA
- a CDS encoding tetratricopeptide repeat protein, which translates to MRVILRALCLLFLLPCCCYARVPSFEPFLGTMSPKKYSPKYAPELYFEKGDQYFQAKKFKQALLCFGMITHHFPEHVLYSKAQFLTGLCYLEMGHPDLADKALLQYQALSDTEYSDQLFAIKYSIAQSFANGKRKNIVALEGFPKLLNADADALRIFDEIVTASSDENLKASALYSKGALLFAQKEYTEAIKTLKKVSLQFSSHELSPKAFTLIAKIYCLQALQEPYNEQYLQAARENASALQKQHPSHPSNTEVANYIRRMSEAYASCLYSTGRFYEKKRKASSAKIYYSIALENFPNTSYVAKCNRRLEKLSKYVS; encoded by the coding sequence ATGAGAGTCATTTTGAGAGCGCTTTGCTTGTTGTTCTTGTTGCCCTGTTGTTGTTATGCGCGAGTGCCCTCTTTCGAACCTTTCTTAGGCACTATGTCTCCTAAAAAGTACTCTCCTAAATATGCTCCCGAACTGTATTTCGAAAAGGGAGACCAGTACTTTCAAGCTAAAAAATTTAAGCAAGCTCTTCTCTGTTTCGGGATGATCACTCATCACTTCCCGGAACATGTTCTGTATTCCAAAGCGCAATTCCTTACCGGGCTTTGTTACCTTGAAATGGGCCACCCAGATTTAGCAGATAAAGCACTATTACAATATCAAGCGCTCTCCGATACAGAATACTCAGACCAATTATTCGCGATTAAGTATTCTATCGCACAAAGTTTCGCTAACGGGAAGCGTAAAAATATCGTTGCTTTAGAAGGATTCCCTAAGTTACTGAATGCGGATGCAGATGCTTTACGTATTTTTGATGAAATTGTGACAGCTTCTTCTGATGAGAATCTTAAAGCTTCTGCTCTTTACTCAAAGGGAGCGCTTTTATTTGCTCAAAAAGAATACACAGAAGCAATCAAGACCTTAAAAAAGGTTTCACTCCAATTCTCTTCCCACGAGCTTTCCCCAAAAGCTTTTACTTTGATTGCTAAAATTTACTGCCTACAAGCCTTGCAAGAACCTTACAACGAACAATATCTGCAAGCTGCACGAGAAAATGCTAGCGCTTTACAAAAACAACACCCCTCACATCCTAGTAATACAGAAGTTGCTAACTATATCCGACGCATGAGCGAAGCCTATGCTTCGTGCCTGTATTCAACAGGACGTTTTTACGAGAAAAAACGAAAAGCCTCTTCTGCAAAAATTTATTACTCAATAGCATTGGAGAATTTCCCCAATACGTCTTATGTCGCAAAATGTAATAGACGATTAGAAAAGCTTTCTAAATACGTTAGTTAA
- a CDS encoding ATP-binding protein, with amino-acid sequence MTSSEGEQVFPAVLQELYTMLDFVKRAGTHCNCPKEKLAKLELACEELLLNIINHAYRSLPSPGWIRILCTETPDALLVRITDHGPAFNPITASPDLLQLDLPVEQRKIGGLGIFLAKHSVDVFDYERVNDTNVVTLTQFTKPQNS; translated from the coding sequence ATGACCTCTTCTGAAGGAGAACAGGTTTTCCCTGCAGTATTACAAGAACTCTATACTATGCTCGATTTTGTAAAACGAGCTGGCACGCACTGTAATTGTCCTAAAGAAAAATTAGCAAAGTTAGAACTGGCCTGCGAAGAGCTTCTCTTAAATATCATCAATCATGCCTATAGATCCCTACCCTCCCCCGGATGGATCCGTATTCTTTGCACAGAAACCCCAGATGCTCTTCTGGTTCGAATCACAGATCATGGCCCAGCTTTCAACCCCATCACCGCCTCTCCAGACCTCCTGCAACTCGATCTTCCCGTTGAGCAGCGAAAAATCGGGGGATTAGGAATATTTCTTGCTAAACATTCTGTGGATGTTTTTGATTATGAAAGAGTCAATGATACGAATGTCGTCACGTTAACGCAGTTTACGAAACCTCAAAACTCGTAA